The genomic segment caataaaaatgttCCTATTAAATAGACATAGATATCATACACTCTAAGTATGCCCCGCTATTTaagttcatattaattattttatcacttgtaaaacaacaaaaaaatattaaatgctgtATTTTCAGAGACTTTGTCTCTTGACtttgtcccccccccccctggttTATATTTCTGCAGGCTACTTTGTACTTTGTGCCTATTACCTACTAGTGATTAAGaacttttatttcttttattttaaaagtttcttaAGAATAAAATGgacatcataaattataaaacagaatTCTGGACAAAAATGTAGTAACTCTGCTACTTAAAGTTTAATTTCTTATAGAATTATCTTTACTTAATATCTAGTGgtctgtatacaaaattcaaacttaacaccaataatattattgtattaggtaacagacctaatttaaaacttaagttTTATAAGAAtctaattagaaattaaaataataatgggtagatacattaaaaacaaaaaaaatatttagtatgattataataaaataattttattacaattattgtaaggtatataattaaaattaacataacagTTTAGTCTTTTCTAATTAATAGTATCTatcgataaattataatcaatggatCAAAATTAATGCACGTCGATTGGTAAAGAAACAAGAGGTGTGACCAAGTAACTAGTAACTAccacctacaatataatatacttacctttgatattttgtcagtttttaacaaaaatatattttttatttactctaaaacgaaataatttgacataatattattgttctaccATTGTATCCAttgttcttaaatattaaacattgtattcgtaatttattttggtttagaAGAGttcttcttaaaaaatataatgactggtgagttgtgacttgtgagtaccttgtaggtaggtacctaagaaCATTAACCATTAAATATATCGCTTTGTAATTTTCGGTTTTTCTTTCCCCACGTAAAATCACTTTATGAAGCGTATTATGctgtttgtttaaataaaaacctaaacCTGTAACTgtacttaaaaagttaatatagatagAGATGGagaatttacgtaaaaaaaatattggtaaaaatggtaaaatagctAAATCTTAGAGCCATTACTATTAGGCCTTCTACACACGGAGCTACTCATTTGAAACTAAATACTGACGCGAATCACTAACTAGTCCCCGTAGAGTCACTACCAATGTTATTCAATGGAACATAACAGACGGCGCTACTAGTTACTAACCAGTTACTAACGCGTTAGTGATAAGTTCCGAGTGATTCAACTGTCGAGTCACTTTTGAGTTTTCTCACTTTAATATTTTGGTGCTCAACGaagctttttttgttttatctattgcaaaaatttgttatttgtgtCAAAATGaacgaacaaaaaattaatttaaagttggTGGAAGAAGTAGAAAAACATCCCGTTCTATATAACTTCGCGCTCTCGGGATATTCCAGAAAGGATGAAACAGAAAAAGCTTGGAGTGAAGTAGGAAGATCAGTAAACATGtcaggtaaataatatgtagtaatataattataaatttaataaatacatttaattaaaaataaatatacgtggatttttaaactatatattatattattagtttagtaATTAGGCCTTTATTCCCgaattgttgttaatattataccataataatattatactcgtaatcGGTGCACACCGGGCGACCGTCGCGACGGATTGTTATCGCATCATCGCAATGACAAAAATAGAAATTTCCGACGATCAgactttgataaaataaataaacatattttacaattgaaacttattttttattatgattttacagtttttaattatttaaatataggcaTACTATTGATCACaaatagctatattatagttaaaatcttaaaaaaattattttatacttcaaactagaaaataatgattaaaatgattaaataggtataataataggggttagataatttttagataataagtgattaaatagttaaacaatattagaaaatattagacaaaaaaataattattttcaaaaactaattaatagcATATTTCCATTGCCAAGGCAAAGATGCTTGAGGTGTAAGAAAATAGTTTGCTATATAATTTCTAAGAGCAGCTGCAGAAGAGGTTATGTTTATAGTCAAGTTTTGTGGTAAAGGTATTACGTCAATGTGGTTATTTGATTCACAACTTGTAGAATAAGTAGGTGTATACTGAAGTCCTTCTTTTTTCCGTACGTAGTTGTGAAGTATACAAGCTGCTTTTATGACCAAATTCACATTTTCTGGATCTCTGATACGAATAGGACCATTCAAAACAGCAAATTTTTCACATGCCATCCCAAACGTACACTCAATGGTTTTTCTCCCTCTGCTAAATCTATAGTTGCATATTCTTTTCACATTATCTAAAATTCTTTTTGGGTATGGTCTCATCACATATTTCAACAACGGAAATGCCTCATCGGCCACAAAGTAATAAGGAAACGGACTATCGTTTTCATCGTATGTTAATGGTGTGGGAGGAGGGATATTAAGTCCTGCATTTTGGATCCAATATTTCATTGCGGAGGCACTGAATATACCCCCATCGCTGTTTCTTCCGGGAAACCCCGTTTCGATAATAGTGAATAACCCGTCAGCATCGCAACAAGCCATTAACACCATAGAATGATACGACTTGTAATTGAAATTAGAAGAACCACTATTTGGAAATTTTTCAATTCTTACATGTTTGCCATTGATGGCCCCTATACAATTTGGGAGATTCCAGAGTGTTTCAAAACGATTTGCTATTCCTTTCCACTGCTCTGTACTTGGTATTGGCATGAATGTTTTTTCCAACACTTCCCAAATCACTTTTACTGTTTCCGTCACAATTCCGCCAACTGTAGATTCTCCTCTACCAAAATAAACAGCAATTGACGCAAATGTCCCACCAGTACCCAAGTATCtgtaaaataaaagaaacaatCATAAAAAGGAAGTCAAGTCGGTgtctctctgctgtacagtagattaaaaGTGGGGGGGGATGTAGTAAATCGGGTTTGCGTAAAAATAATAGCATAAAACCAGattgttattacaaattatgaatacTCTGAATGTTATCTTTTTTTTAGTATCTGAATGCAAAGATAAGTGGAAGAACCTTCGTGCTGTTTTTGTGCGCAACATGAAACCAGCACCAAGTGGTTCTGGAGCAAAACCAAAAAAAGCATATTATTTGTTAGAAGCTATGCAGTTTACAGTTCCATATATTAAGGCGTTAGGTATGCCTTCTGGAAATCTTCCTAATCCCCCAGAACAGAAGGAAAGTTTTGAACAATCTGATGAAATTGACCTTAACAACTCCGAACTTGACCCACAGCAATCTTCGCCATTTCAACCACATCTTACACCAACTCCGCCATTGCCTTCTACATCATTATACACACCTTCAACTACTGACATACCCCAAaagaataataacaacattactCCGAGTCAATTTGAGTCTTCGCCATCATACGTGTCAAACAAAAAACGTGGATTAAAAAACGAAGCAGTGGACAAagcatttttagaatatttccAGGCAAAAAAAAAAGCCAGAACAGAGAACTCTTCAGTCAATGCTAACCAAGATCCAAAAGCAgaatctttaaaaatgtttcttctTAGTATGCTACCTGATCTTTTGAAAATGTCTGATGAAGAAGTACGGCTGTTCAAGCGCAAATCACTTCAGATGGTTGATGACATTTTGTCAAACAATTCGGCATTCACACCTATTCATTCATTCTCGTCTTCATCCACAACGCCTTCAACAGATCAACAAATTCTACTGATATCTCAGAATGAAAATGCTCATGAAACTTCTCAACCTAACACATTCCAAACTATAAACCAAAATAGTTCTGAAAAGTACTATGAAGCAGTTAATGAAGCCTTGTACGAAATAAATCAACAGTAAACCAACcgtaataaaaaagtataatattttattttatgttatttttaaaattattaaaatgttttcatatataagcaaaaaaaatgatatgtttaataatagtaaaccaacagtaggtaataaataagtataatattttgttttatgttctttttaaaattattaaaatgttttcatatataagcaaaaaaatgatatgtttaataatagtaaaccaacagtaggtaataaataagtataatattttgttttatgttctttttaaaattattaaaatgttttcatatataagaaaaaaaaatgatatgtttattgctaaaaaattatactaatatgctAATGATATAGGTAGATGTTACTCATTTTAATAAAGTGTCTAAATTTGCATTAAGTAGATAAAAAAGTAAGTTACTTACCTGAGTGTAATTAATATCCGTTCCTCGGCATTCACGCACTCTCTCATGTTTGTATTTTGCTTGTTTATGGCAGGGGAAATCAGGTTCACCAAATATAAGTAACTTTCTTTTGACATccgataaaaacataaaaatttagtatCGGAAAGGTTCAATTCTCTTGCAGCAATGAATAATCGGTgatgaaaatttttttcaagGTATGGATGAACCCAAaaccttctattttttttatttcttctgtAATAGTAGTATGCTGTTATTACTTCTTCATCACTAGAATCACTGTCAACATCCATGGTAGCAAAAAGATGACGAAAAACGTCCTTCATCCATAGTCACTCAGAACAAACTACAGGTTTCGATCACGAGTAGGTATGTTACTAGTAGCCTCGTGTATGGATCTGAGTCACCAATGCGTTAGTAACCGATTAGTAATTTCAATCACAAAacagtttagttttttttttaatagctccGTGTGTAGAAGGCCTAACAGTTGACTTTTACTCCCTGGCGATTCTTACTAAAGGGGGAGTAATAATTATCGGGGGTTAATATTTCCGATACTAACAGgtgtatttagtatattttactcTCTGGTGATTTCTACTGTGGGAGTTGTAAATATCGggagtaatttttttctatactaaCAGACATTACTTACTGCTTGTCGGTTTTTATTGGAGGGGTTATAATCATgggaagtaaataatatttatttcctatACTATCaggcaattttaaattttgtctcTCACTACTAGCCTTGtttagaatactttttaaatgtattcagaatacttacctacctatttaaattttaattagttcAATAATTTCAGATGTCACatacctattactattatattgtgaagTTAATTTCAGCCAGGtagatattatgcattttaagtATTGTGTCATCTGCGtgtttaatgaaattttaaaaactcttAGAAGCCTTACTCCTCCACAAATTGTATGGTTTGTGAGTAAGATTCACCgggagtatattttttttcatagattaTCCTAGCACTTTTAATTTCGATAACCTGTATAGGGGTTAGAGGAGCTAAAATCACCTggaataaattaacaaaataactaaaatattgttatttattattcgtttatattatatctaatttagtccaaatttgagcttaaaatatctataaaaaaaactgtttatttatttttttagattttttggttcgtgatttttttatgaggatttaaagtttaaattttgacaaaattcgtaaatatttgtagttgaaaatgtaataggtaagtTTCTCGTAGATAGTTTATACAATAACCAAAATATAGGAtattaaggtaggtacctactaggtatgcaaattcaatgtatttttttcaaaactggATTTAAcccatacctataattaaataattgttaatagcaatattaatatacaattattgaaatatcCTAGGCCGTCTCCGTTTAGAATAGTTATTCAAATTTACACATTCACGACCCACTATTCCACTTGACACCTATTGTAAGTACAGCTGACCCCTCAAGCTCAGATTATGAAGGGGCACAGACCTGGGGCTCATCTTTATccccaagatatattttttaacgcgtccaatacagttttcaaaataaaaataattttagtaggtaggtatagtaggtatattattattaataattataaaataaaattgttcaccattttataccacgaaaaattactataaataatgaactatgtttgccaacaattttgtttgtttgtttgttgtttttttgagcattttagattaccgatttaactatttaagtatacaaaaagatagttataagaaaaaaatatttaactcttgTAAATTAAAGCATTTTGAGCTCAAGTTTAAAATACATGGTACAAAACGGCTATATAAAGAAGCTACGCCTTCATTGTTATTACCTCCTGGTAAgttatgtgaaatattttatttattatgttttattaactcTTTAAGAAGATAATCGGCCCCACTAAACATGTTTGTGTGGGGGCCCATGAGttcacaatttaattattagttcaTTAAATAGTGATAATTGTAAATGATTTGTAggtacacattaaaatatttataactcgcttcaaatttaaatataataaaaagtcaatgaggttgtgtaaataataattacttgagCATGAATACGGTGGCGCTCCCGTGGTAGAAATTCGAACCATATATAGTGAATCTGTGGAGGAAAAAATTAAACTAGCTTCTTCCACGTCCTTTCCGCGTTATCTCCGACGCCTTatccctatattataatatactctactATAATCATCACTACAGACGTATTCACGGCAACGCAAATCGTAGCAAACAAACATATCCTCATTTTGTGCGTTACAGAATACGGTACAGTTCTGTAATGcgatttatatagataatatattatttaagtgtaaGTTGTATGTTTGTTGTAAGCGACTGCCAAGGGTCAAAGCTTGGTGACGCCAAATGATTACGTCAAGGTGACGCCCGATGATCATGCCTAAGTGACGCTCATTGCTGATTACGGTCCTGAATAATTCGTTTAATTAGATTTATCAATTTTGCAacctttaatgtttttaataaatcttttttattaaatcttaaagCAAAGGTTAGTACATTGTATATTAGCTacctaaatttgtatttaaaatcaaatatttttgaaaatatattactggagcaaattatgtaattaaatgaCATGTAAATACCATTTGAGTTTTAacttgacatttatttttaaacataaatttagatatttgtatataaatacaacataatGTCTTATGTATTATAGGTTCTATCATTAAAACAAAAGAACACCTGTATGATTAAAAAGTATGATAATTTTTCACAAACACAGTTATCTTCATACAAAAAGCAGCTCAGgcgcgtagccaggattttctcatgggggggggggggagggtttGCCAAAATGTATTGGTAaacttactatatttatataaatcccTAAAAGGTTAGCATTACTCCATGTATGATGTAGCAGAAATTTTTTCACacgaatgtataaaatataaataacttaagcATTGATATTATGGGtactatatttactaatttaaagatttataatttatactatattactatataccttttaactaattaaagtataaagtatgttAGGTTAGTATGTAAATGATAgctggaaaaataatttacaaaatacagaCTTAGTTACTAAAGCAtatttatattgagtatattaagtaggtactagtttataatattcaattaattaaaaattaaataagaaagtCTAATTTCTTTTTTGTCTTAGTTATTTGATTTAGAACTTCTTCTGGAGTTACTGTTATTTCTCGGTGATCattgtatttcttaaataaGTCCTCAACCTACGAAGAGTTGAAAAGGACCGTTCAGCTGTACATGTTGTCACTGGCAaagttactaatattttaatta from the Acyrthosiphon pisum isolate AL4f chromosome X, pea_aphid_22Mar2018_4r6ur, whole genome shotgun sequence genome contains:
- the LOC115033411 gene encoding protein ANTAGONIST OF LIKE HETEROCHROMATIN PROTEIN 1-like, which codes for MKDVFRHLFATMDVDSDSSDEEVITAYYYYRRNKKNRRFWVHPYLEKNFHHRLFIAARELNLSDTKFLCFYRMSKESYLYLVNLISPAINKQNTNMRECVNAEERILITLRYLGTGGTFASIAVYFGRGESTVGGIVTETVKVIWEVLEKTFMPIPSTEQWKGIANRFETLWNLPNCIGAINGKHVRIEKFPNSGSSNFNYKSYHSMVLMACCDADGLFTIIETGFPGRNSDGGIFSASAMKYWIQNAGLNIPPPTPLTYDENDSPFPYYFVADEAFPLLKYVMRPYPKRILDNVKRICNYRFSRGRKTIECTFGMACEKFAVLNGPIRIRDPENVNLVIKAACILHNYVRKKEGLQYTPTYSTSCESNNHIDVIPLPQNLTINITSSAAALRNYIANYFLTPQASLPWQWKYAIN